ACATTAAATTTTTACTTATTTGTATACTGTAATTGAATGATGTCTTGAGTTATATGAATTGAGCTTTCATTGCTCTATATTTCAGGAAAATGAGGCTGTCCTCTCCAGTAGAACTCATGGGTTGGCACTTCAGTCTCAATAGGACATGAGGGGCATGGTATTACACTTTATATCAAATATGATTTTTACCAGAAGCAGGATAAGTGGTGGTTTGGGAAGGAAATCTGTCACATGATTCATCTTgattgactctctctctctctctctctctctctctctctctctctctctcgctctcatctGTCATCCTTCAGAAGTTTCAGTGGGTATGCCTCCTTCTTCTGTCTCTCTGCCTGGTGCTATGGTACAATCATATGACCATGTTTGGGTTTTTCTTGAGAAAGGGTCTCCATGGTTACGTGAGGGTTCCTTCAAGCAATTACTTGAGGTCACATGTACGTTACTCGCCAGTTTTTGTCTCTTTGATGCTTTGTACAAGATCTCAGCTGTAAAGCGTTCCAAAAGTAAAACAACTCTACAAACTTTTAATGGAACATTTATTGCTATGTTCTACAGGCAAATACGATTGTTAATGTGgtgtatttttttcagttgCTGAAGTTCCATTGCGGGCGTTGCGCCGTAGTGTCCAGTTCAGGACAAATGTTGGGTGGTGGCAAAGGTCAGGAGATTGACAGACATGATTGTGTGATACGCATGAACGCAGCGCCCACCATCAGATTCGAGGCTGATGTGGGGAATAAGACCACCCTGCGGGTCGTCTCGCACACCAGCGTGCCACATCTGGTACGCCAGCAGAGGTTTTTCTTCGGGCAAGAGGCAGACACCCGATACGTTGTGTGGGGCCCTGAAATAAACATGAAGCAAGATGGAAAAGGGAAGATCTTCAATGCGCTAGTGAAGCTGGCCAGGAAGTACCCGCGCACGCAAATCTACACTGTCACCAGAGAAAAGATTGAGTACTGTGACTCTGTGTTTCAAAATGAAACAGGGAAGAACAGGTATAACACCTTATCtctttttcttacatttttcttATGTTATGTgcagacaaacaaaaaaatcataagcatgttatttacaaaaatctctctctcactctctcaggATGAGATCAGGAGCATACCTCAGTACAGGGTTTTTTACTATGATATTAGCCCTGGAGACGTGTGACAGTACTCTGGTATACGGGATGATTGACGGATCTTACTGCAGGTGAGCTTGACCTACATCATTGAGCGGtcattaaaaatcataaaaaagcaATGTATAGGATGTCATGTTTTCAATCACTTTCTTGTAACTTTCTTAAACTTTTGAACCCTCATAACATAACATTTGCTTGGGCTTGTTTCTAGTAAGGCCAACCACTCCTCGGTTCCGTACCACTACTACGAGTCATCCCGTCTGGACGAGTGTGGCATGTACCGTGTTCATGAGCATGCTAGAAGGGGCGGCCATCGCTTCGTCACAGAAAAAGTGATTTACAAACGCTGGGCAGCGCAGGGGAATCTACGGTTTGTTTATCCGTCCTGGTCGACATAACACGGTCAACAACAAAAGTCACAGGCCATTCTgcctttttgtgttttaaagtttGAACTAAGTCATGTAGATCAATCACTGTCTTTTTTCCCCTTGAGCAGAAGTTTCTCTCTCTTGAATCGTATTTATATTCAGTCAGCAGTTTGGCTTTTGACTCATGCCGCTCTGCctttatgttttgtgtgatacaattttaaattatttttgcgTAATATTTTTATGATGAGCCTTTTGCATTACactgttttataatgtttt
The Triplophysa rosa linkage group LG19, Trosa_1v2, whole genome shotgun sequence genome window above contains:
- the st6galnac4 gene encoding alpha-N-acetyl-neuraminyl-2,3-beta-galactosyl-1,3-N-acetyl-galactosaminide alpha-2,6-sialyltransferase isoform X2, with amino-acid sequence MRGMFQWVCLLLLSLCLVLWYNHMTMFGFFLRKGLHGYVRVPSSNYLRSHLLKFHCGRCAVVSSSGQMLGGGKGQEIDRHDCVIRMNAAPTIRFEADVGNKTTLRVVSHTSVPHLVRQQRFFFGQEADTRYVVWGPEINMKQDGKGKIFNALVKLARKYPRTQIYTVTREKIEYCDSVFQNETGKNRMRSGAYLSTGFFTMILALETCDSTLVYGMIDGSYCSKANHSSVPYHYYESSRLDECGMYRVHEHARRGGHRFVTEKVIYKRWAAQGNLRFVYPSWST
- the st6galnac4 gene encoding alpha-N-acetyl-neuraminyl-2,3-beta-galactosyl-1,3-N-acetyl-galactosaminide alpha-2,6-sialyltransferase isoform X1; this encodes MRGMKFQWVCLLLLSLCLVLWYNHMTMFGFFLRKGLHGYVRVPSSNYLRSHLLKFHCGRCAVVSSSGQMLGGGKGQEIDRHDCVIRMNAAPTIRFEADVGNKTTLRVVSHTSVPHLVRQQRFFFGQEADTRYVVWGPEINMKQDGKGKIFNALVKLARKYPRTQIYTVTREKIEYCDSVFQNETGKNRMRSGAYLSTGFFTMILALETCDSTLVYGMIDGSYCSKANHSSVPYHYYESSRLDECGMYRVHEHARRGGHRFVTEKVIYKRWAAQGNLRFVYPSWST
- the st6galnac4 gene encoding alpha-N-acetyl-neuraminyl-2,3-beta-galactosyl-1,3-N-acetyl-galactosaminide alpha-2,6-sialyltransferase isoform X3; amino-acid sequence: MRGMLLKFHCGRCAVVSSSGQMLGGGKGQEIDRHDCVIRMNAAPTIRFEADVGNKTTLRVVSHTSVPHLVRQQRFFFGQEADTRYVVWGPEINMKQDGKGKIFNALVKLARKYPRTQIYTVTREKIEYCDSVFQNETGKNRMRSGAYLSTGFFTMILALETCDSTLVYGMIDGSYCSKANHSSVPYHYYESSRLDECGMYRVHEHARRGGHRFVTEKVIYKRWAAQGNLRFVYPSWST